Part of the Crossiella cryophila genome, CCCAGCGTGGTGCCGGAGACCACCGGAACCGTCCTGATCACCGGCGGACTCGGCGGACTTGGTGGGCACGTGGCCCGCCTGCTCGCCACCCGGGGCGCCCGCCGTCTGCTCCTGGTCGGACGGCAGGGACCGGATTCCCCTGGTGCGCAGGACCTGCACGCCGAACTCACCGCCACCGGCGCCGAGGTCACCATCGCCGCCTGCGACATCACCAACCGCGACGCCCTGGCCGACCTGCTCGCCGACCACAAGCTCTCCGGCGTCGTGCACACGGCCGGAGTCCTGGATGACGGCGTGCTGGAGTCCTTGTCGCCCAACCGGTTCGACACCGTGTTCACGGCCAAGGTGGGCGGCGCCCGGCACCTGCACGACCTCACCCGCGATCACCCACTGGACTTCTTCGTGCTGTGTTCCTCCCTCGCCAGCACGGTCGGCTCACCCGGCCAGGGCAACTACAGTGCCGCCAACGCGGTGCTGGAAGCCCTTGCCCACCAACGACGTTCACTCGGCCTGCCGGCCACCTGCCTGGCCTGGGGCCCGTGGGCGGACACCGGCATGGCCACCACCGAACTCGAAACCGCCTGGCGGACAAGGGGAATCACCCCGATGCCCGCGGCGGCCGCACTCGACGCCCTCGGTCGCGCACTGGCCGGTGGCGGTCCGGAATACGCGATCGCCGAGGTCGACTGGTCCCGGTTCGCCGCCACCCACAACGCGATCCGCCCGAGCCACCTGTGCGACAACCTGCCCGGCGTGCAACCGGACGACCACCCCGCACCCCCGGCCCCGGTACGCCTGGACGACGTGCCCGCCGAGGAACGCGAGAACTACCTGACCCAGGTGGTGATCTCGCACGTGGCCGCCGTGTCCGGCCACCCCGCGAACGAGATCCCGCCGGGCCGGTCCTTCCGCGAACTCGGCCTGGATTCGCTGGCCGGAGTGCAGTTGCGCAACCGGATCAGCACCGCGACCGGGGCCCCGCTGACCGCCACCGTGGTCTACGAGCACCCCACCCCGGTCGCGCTGGCCCGGCACCTGATCGAGGCGCTGGGTGGCGGGGTGCGGGATGCGGTCCAGACCACCATGAACCGGTTGCGGGAACTGGAAACGGCGCTGTCGGAACTGCGGCCGGGCGCGGTGGGCCGGGGTGAGGCGATCACCAGCACGCTGGAACGGATCCTGCGGTCCTGGCAGTCCAGGGAACGCGACGAGACAGCCAAGCCGGACCTGGACAGCGCCACCGATGACGAGATCTTCGACCTGATTGACGGCGTGCTCGCCGAAGACCGATGACCAAGGGAGCCAAGACGATGACCCTCGCCGGGGAACGGGTCGCGAGCCGCGACAACCCGCTGTACGCCCTGCTGGAGGCGGAAACCCTCGCCGATCCCTATCCGATGCTGGCCAAGTGGCGGGAGATGGGGCCGATCGAGACCGAGGACGGGTCGCTGATCATCAGCGATTACGCCACCTGCATGGCGATCCTGCGTGATCACGCCGCCATGGGCAACGACACCCTCGCCTCGCCCGCGATGCAGCGGGTCTTCCCGGAGGCCACCGAGGAGCCGGTGCTCAACTCGATCTTCTTCCTGGACGACCCGGCGCACGGCAGGCAGCGCAGGCTGGTCACCAAGGCGTTCACGCCGCGGATCACCGCCAGGTACGAGCCCTGGATCCGGGAGATCGTGGACTCGCTGTTCGCCAAGTTCATCGCCAATGGCGAGTTCGACGGCGTGGAGGACCTGGCCACCGGGCTTTCCCTTGGTGTGATCGCGAAACTGCTCGACATCCCGGCCGAGGACATCCCGCAGCTGCGCGAGTGGTCCAGTGACATGGCGCTGTCCACCGAACTCCCCACCCTGGTCGCCAGTTTCCACAACGCCGAGACCTTCACCAGGGACGAGCTGATCCGGCTCACCCAGACCACCACCACGGTGCACGCCTACTTCGCCGACCTCATCTTCAAGCGGCGCAAGAACCTCGGCGAGGACCTGATCTCCAGCCTGATCCGCACCGAGCACGACGGCCGCAAGCTCAGCCGCCGCGAGGTCACCAACACCGTGGCCACCGTGTTCATCGCCGCGCACGAGTCCACCACCAACCTGATCACCAACGGCCTGCTCGCGCTGTCCCGGTTCCCGGACCAGCTCGCCCAGCTGCGCCAGGACCCGTCGCTCGCGATGTCCACTGTGGACGAGGTGCTGCGTTATGACTGCCCGATCCTGCTGATCGGCCGGGTCGCGCTGGAAGGCAAGCAGGTCAACGGGATCGACATCGACAAGGACACCATCGTCACCCTGGTGATCGGCTCGGGCAACCGGGACGAGCGCGAGTTCCCGCAGGCCGATGAGTTCCGGATCCAGCGGCAGAGCAAGAGCATGGGCCTGGCCTTCGGCGTCGGCGCGCACTACTGCCTCGGCAACAGCCTGGCCAAGCTGGAGGCCGAGATCGTCTTCCGCACGGTCGCCGAACGCCTGCCGGACTTCCACGTGCACGAGGACTCGCTGAGCTACCGCAGGCACGTGGTGGTGCGCGGTCTCGACACCCAGCGCATCACCTTCAAAGCCTGACCCTGCCTGCCAAACCCGCCACGAGGTGATCCGATGTCCAGCGACGAAGCCAAGATCCGCCAGTACCTGAAGAAGGTCACCGCGGACCTGCTCGCCACCAGGGAACGACTGCGCGAGGCCGAGCAGCAGCACGACGAGCCGATCGCGGTGGTCGGCATGTCCTGCCGCCTGCCCGGCGGTGTGGCCTCCCCGGCCCAGCTGTGGGATCTCGTCGACGGCGGGGTGGACGCGATCTCGCCGTTCCCGCGGGACCGGCACTGGCCGATCGAGGACCTCTACGATCCGGACCCGAACTCCCAGCAGGCCCGCCGGACCTACGTGCGCGAGGGCGGATTCCTCGACGGGGCAGGCGAATTCGACCCGGCCTTCTTCGGCATCTCACCGCGTGAGGCGCTGGTGATGGACCCGCAGCAGCGGCTGATGCTGGAACTGGCCTGGGAGGCGTTCGAGTCCGCCGGTATCCCGCCGGAGTCGATGGCGGGCAGCCGGACCGGGGTGTTCGCCGGCGCGTCCAGCAACGACTACCAGATGCTGTGGCAGGGCACCACGCAGTACTCCCAGTACGCGATCACCGGCAGCACGATGAGTGTGATCTCCGGCCGGATCGCCTTCGCCTTCGACTTCAGCGGTCCCGCGGTCACCATCGACACCGCGTGTTCCTCCTCGCTGGTGGCCGCGCACCTGGCCGCGCGGGCGCTACGGGCGGGGGAGTGCGGGCTGGCACTGGCCGGTGGGGTGACCGTGCTGGCCACGCCGGGCACGTTCGTCGAGTTCTGCGGGCAGGGGGTGACCTCGAAGGACGCGCGCAGCAAGGCTTTCGCCGCCGCGGCCGACGGGGCGATCTGGGCCGAGGGCGCCGGACTGCTGTTGCTGGAACGGCTTTCCGACGCCCGGCGCAACGGTCACCAGGTGCTCGCGCTGCTGCGCGGTTCGGCGATCAACCAGGACGGCACCAGCAACGGGCTGTCCGCGCCGAACGGCACCGCACAGCAGGAGGTCATCCGGGCCGCGCTGGCCGACGCGGGCCTGGCGCCCGAACAGGTCGACGTGGTCGAGGCACACGGCACCGGCACCCCGCTGGGTGATCCGATCGAGGGCACCGCGCTGGTGGCCACCTACGGCGAGCACCGGCCGGACGGGCGACCGCTGTACCTGGGCTCGCTGAAGTCCAACATCGGGCACACCCAGGCCGCGGCCGGGGTGGCCGGTGCGATCAAGATGATCATGGCGATGCGGCACGGCCGGGTGCCCAAGTCTTTGCACGTGGATGCGCCCACGCCCAAGGTGGACTGGGGTGTCAACGCGGTCAGTGTGCTGGCCGAACCGGTGGACTGGCCGGAGACCGGGAACCCCCGGCGCGCTGGCGTGTCCTCCTTCGGCATCAGCGGCACCAACGCGCACATCATCCTGGAGGAACCACCCGCCGAGGACGTCGAGTCCACTGTGGATGGTGAGTTGCCGGTGCTTCCCTGGACGGTGTCCGGCAAAACCGTTGCCGCACTGCGCGGTCAAGCCGCCCGGCTGGCCGAGTTCGCCGAACAGGACGAGACCCACGCGGCTGGGGTGGCGCACGCACTGGCCACCGGACGCACGCACTTCCGGCACCGGCGCACGGTTTTCGGCCGGGACAAGGCCGAACTGGCCGCCGAACTGCGCCGACTCGCCGAGGCCGGTCCCGGTGACCAGGTGCCCGGCACCGGTTCGCTTGGCGTGCTCTTCACCGGGCAGGGCGCGCAGCGGCCGGGCATGGGACTGGCCCTCGCCGAGACCTTCCCCGCCTTCGCCACCGCCTTCGAGGAGGTGTGCGGGCACCTGGACGAGCACCTGCCGCGCCCACTGCGCGAGGTGATCGCCAACGACGCGGAACTGTTGCACCGCACCGACTTCGCCCAGGCCGCGTTGTTCGCGGTGGAGGTCGCGCTGTACCGGTTCGCCGAATCCTGCGGACTGCGGCCCGCCTACCTGCTCGGGCACTCCATCGGCGAGATCGCCGCGGCGCACGTGGCCGGGGTGTGGACCCTGGCCGACGCCGCCACCCTGGTCGCCGCGCGCGGCCGGCTGATGGCCGCACTGCCCACCGGCGGCGCGATGGTCGCTTTGCAGGGCAACGAAGAAGAGGTCACCGCCGTACTCGCCGGACGCGAGCAGCTGGTGTCGATCGCCGCGGTGAACTCGGCCGACTCGGTGGTCATCTCCGGCGACGCCGCCGAGGTCGAGGTGCTCGTGACGGACTGGGCGGCCAAGGGGCGCAAGACCAAGCGGCTCCAGGTCAGCCACGCCTTCCACTCGCCGCTGATGGAGCCGATGCTCGCCGAGTTCCGCGAGATCGTCGCCGCGCTGCCCACCGCGGAACCGGCCATCCCGGTGATCTCCAACCTCACCGGCCGGATCGCCACCGCCGACCAACTGCGCTCACCCGGCTACTGGGCCGACCACGTGCGCCAGGCCGTCCGCTTCCACGACGGCCTCGCCACCGCCCGCGCCAACGGCGTCAGCACCCTGCTGGAACTCGGCCCCGACGCGGTGCTCTCCGCACTCGCTCGCCAGGACGCCGGACCGGCCGAGACCGCGATCCCGGTGTGCCGCAAGGACCACGCCGAACCGGAGAGCTTGCTGCGCGCCCTCGGCGCCGTGCACGACAGCGGCGTGGACGTGGACTGGACCGCGGTACTGCCCGCCGTCCCCGCCCGGATCGCCGACCTGCCCACCTACGCCTTCCAGCACGAGCACTACTGGCTGGTTCCCGACGGCGACTCGGTCAACCTCAAGTCCGCCGGTCTGGAAGCAGCCGGACACCCCCTGCTGGGCGCGGTGCTGAGCGCAGCCGACGGCGACGGCGTGGTGCTCACCGGCCGTCTCTCCCTGCAGAGTCAGCCCTGGCTGGCCGGGCACATCATCCGCGGCATCCCGGTGCTGGCCGGTACCGCGTTCCTGGAGTTCGCGCTGGCCGCGGGCGAGCAGGTCGGCTGTGACGCGGTCGAGGAGCTGACCGTGGAGGCCCCGCTCGCACTGCCCACCGACGGCGGCGTGCAGGTCCAGGTCGTGCTCGGCGCGGCGGAGGAGTCCGGCCGCCGCCCGGTGCGGGTGTTCTCCCGGCCGGACAACGACTCCGGCAGCTGGCGCGGTCACGCCGCCGGGTTCGTCGGCGTCCGCACCGCGGTGCCCGAGGCGACGCTGGTGCAGTGGCCGCCGACCGATGTGGTGGAGATCGACGTCTCCGAGGTCTACGACGAGGTCGTGGAGGGACGGCACTTCTCCTACGAGGGGGCCTTCCGCGGCCTGCGCACGCTGTGGCGGCGGGACAGCCCGGCAGGGCCGGAGATGTTCGCCGAGGTCGCCCTGCCCGTGGACGCCGCTGGTGATGCCAAGCGGTACAACCTGCACCCGGCCCTGCTGGACGCCGTGCTGCACGCGGTCGGCCTCGGCCCGCAGCTCGACACGATCGACCAGGGCCACGGCTCGATGCCGTTCTCCTGGTCAGGGCTCTCCCTGTTCGCCGCCGGTGCGGCCATGCTGCGGGTGCACATCACCGGCGACAACGGCGATGTGGCGATCACCCTGGCCGACGGCTCCGGCGCGACCGTGGCCACCGTCGACTCCCTGCTGTTCCGGCCACTGCCCGCGGACGCCGCGCACCTGCACGGCCCGGCCGAGGACAGCTCCGCGCTGTTCGGCCTGGACTGGGCGCCGCTGCCACTGTCCGCGGACACCGCCCGGGACTGGGTCGCGCTGGGTGAGCAGGCCCCCGACCTGGCCGCCCTCGGCGCCCTCGTCGACGACGGCCTGCCCGCCCCCGAGGTCGTGTTCTCGCGTCTCTACCGACCGGTCGGTAGCGAGACGGACGCGGTACGCACCGCAGTGGGTGAACTGGCCGGGCTGTTGCGGGACTGGCTGGGTGACGAGCGCTTCGCCGAGTCCGCGCTGGTGCTGTGCTCGGAGCAGGCCCTGGGCGTGCTGCCCGGCGAGCAACCCGATCCGGTGACCGCGGCGGCCTGGGGACTGGCCCGCTCGGCGCAGATGGAACACCCGCACCGGGTGCTGCTGATCGACACCGACGACCTGCGCTCCTGGCCGCTGCTGGCCGTGGCCACCGCCAAGGCCGCCAGGGAACCCCAGGTGGCCCTGCGCGACGGCGCGCTCTACGCACCCCGCCTGCACCGGGCCACTCCCGGTGACCCGCACCGCGCCCCCGACGGCACCGTGCTGATCACCGGCGGCGGCGGACGGCTCGGCGGCGTGTTCGCCCGGCACCTGGCCGCCCAGGGCGCCCGCCGGATCGTGCTGCTCTCCCGCCGCGGCACCGCCCCACCCGAACTGCTCGCCGACCTGACCGAGCTGGGCGCGGACACCGTGCTGGCCCAAGGCGATGTGGCCGTCCGGGCCGACCTGGAACGGGTGCTCGCCGACATCCCGGCCGCGCACCCGCTCACCGCGGTCATCCACGCCGCGGGCGTGCTCGACGACGGGCTGGTCGAGACGCTGACCGCGACGCAGCTGGAGAACGTGTTGCGGCCCAAGGTCGACGGCGGCTGGCACCTGCACGAGCTGACCAAGGACCTGGACCTGGCCATGTTCGTCTGCTTCTCCTCCGCCGCCGGGGTCTTCGGCACCGCGGGACAGGGCGCGTACGCGGCGGCCAACAGCTTCCTGGACGCGCTCACCGCCCGCCGCCGGGCCGCCGGA contains:
- a CDS encoding cytochrome P450 is translated as MTKGAKTMTLAGERVASRDNPLYALLEAETLADPYPMLAKWREMGPIETEDGSLIISDYATCMAILRDHAAMGNDTLASPAMQRVFPEATEEPVLNSIFFLDDPAHGRQRRLVTKAFTPRITARYEPWIREIVDSLFAKFIANGEFDGVEDLATGLSLGVIAKLLDIPAEDIPQLREWSSDMALSTELPTLVASFHNAETFTRDELIRLTQTTTTVHAYFADLIFKRRKNLGEDLISSLIRTEHDGRKLSRREVTNTVATVFIAAHESTTNLITNGLLALSRFPDQLAQLRQDPSLAMSTVDEVLRYDCPILLIGRVALEGKQVNGIDIDKDTIVTLVIGSGNRDEREFPQADEFRIQRQSKSMGLAFGVGAHYCLGNSLAKLEAEIVFRTVAERLPDFHVHEDSLSYRRHVVVRGLDTQRITFKA